A stretch of Endozoicomonas sp. SCSIO W0465 DNA encodes these proteins:
- a CDS encoding ATP-binding cassette domain-containing protein, translated as MMNSVSAVEKNSEEHSNESRTNNFVEIRGLTFYRGARAIFKNIDMDIPRGKVVGIMGPSGTGKTTLLRLIGRQLRPDQGSILVDGQDLADLSRDQLFVQRRKMGMLFQSGALFTDLTVFENVAFPLRIHSQLCDRMIRDIVLMKLHAVGLRGAWSLMPGELSGGMSRRVALARAIALDPEMVMYDEPFVGQDPIAMGVLVELIRKLNQALGITSIIVSHDLHETASIADLLYLMADGEVIGSGTPDEMLNSSDARVRQFMQGLPDGPVPFHYPADDYQNDLLAPGEAT; from the coding sequence ATGATGAATTCCGTATCTGCTGTTGAAAAAAACAGCGAAGAACACAGCAACGAAAGCCGCACCAATAATTTTGTTGAAATTCGTGGTTTGACCTTTTATCGAGGTGCCCGGGCTATCTTCAAGAATATCGATATGGATATACCCCGTGGAAAAGTGGTGGGTATCATGGGGCCTTCAGGAACCGGAAAGACCACACTGCTTCGGCTGATTGGCCGTCAGCTTCGCCCCGATCAGGGTTCTATCCTGGTTGATGGGCAGGATCTGGCTGATCTGTCAAGGGACCAGTTATTTGTTCAGCGTCGTAAAATGGGCATGCTTTTCCAGAGCGGGGCACTGTTTACTGATTTGACCGTATTTGAGAACGTCGCCTTTCCCCTGCGCATTCATAGTCAGCTCTGTGACAGAATGATACGTGATATCGTGCTGATGAAGCTGCACGCTGTCGGGCTTCGCGGCGCCTGGTCACTGATGCCCGGTGAACTGTCCGGAGGGATGAGCCGACGCGTCGCCCTGGCAAGAGCGATTGCACTTGACCCTGAAATGGTAATGTATGATGAACCCTTTGTCGGGCAGGATCCGATTGCCATGGGGGTGCTGGTGGAGCTGATTCGAAAGCTGAATCAAGCGCTGGGCATCACCAGTATCATTGTGTCCCACGATCTTCATGAGACGGCCAGTATTGCTGATTTGCTGTATCTGATGGCTGATGGAGAAGTGATTGGCTCAGGAACACCGGATGAAATGTTGAACTCAAGTGATGCCAGGGTACGCCAGTTTATGCAGGGATTGCCAGATGGTCCGGTTCCCTTTCACTATCCGGCAGATGATTATCAAAACGACTTACTGGCTCCGGGAGAGGCAACATGA
- the mlaD gene encoding outer membrane lipid asymmetry maintenance protein MlaD, whose amino-acid sequence MRMRTVEISVGAFMLMGMLALVAMAVKVSGLSLQSSGETYELHAYFDNAGALKPRSKISMAGVTVGKVKKIELDKTIYMAKVVMDIDQRIDNIPIDSTASIVTAGLLGEQYISISIGGDESFLRHGERFEDTQSALILEELIGKFLLGTVNKSE is encoded by the coding sequence ATGCGGATGCGAACGGTAGAAATCAGTGTTGGCGCCTTTATGCTGATGGGAATGCTGGCCCTGGTCGCTATGGCGGTTAAGGTCAGTGGGCTTTCCCTCCAGAGCAGCGGTGAAACTTATGAACTCCATGCTTATTTTGATAACGCAGGCGCACTGAAGCCTCGATCAAAAATATCGATGGCAGGCGTGACGGTTGGCAAGGTCAAAAAAATCGAGCTGGATAAAACGATTTACATGGCCAAAGTAGTGATGGATATTGATCAGCGGATCGATAATATACCCATCGACAGTACAGCATCGATTGTGACGGCAGGATTACTGGGAGAACAATATATCAGCATCAGCATTGGTGGTGATGAGTCATTTTTGCGCCATGGCGAGCGCTTTGAAGACACCCAGTCAGCGCTTATTCTCGAGGAGTTGATCGGGAAATTTCTTCTGGGTACGGTAAATAAAAGCGAGTAA
- the lptB gene encoding LPS export ABC transporter ATP-binding protein, translating into MAILKAEHLSKSYKGREVVKDVSLQVNSGQIVGLLGPNGAGKTTCFYMIVGLVKADGGQVSIDQQDLTFRAMHHRARAGIGYLPQEASIFRRLTVRDNILAILETRKDLNKKQRIEKMESLLNEFNIGHIRDSAGMALSGGERRRAEIARALATDPTFILLDEPFAGVDPISVGDIKSIIRHLQNRGIGVLITDHNVRETLDICEKAYIVSEGHIIAEGDSHTVLSNQKVRDVYLGHQFSL; encoded by the coding sequence ATGGCAATCCTCAAGGCAGAACATCTTAGCAAAAGCTACAAAGGCAGAGAGGTGGTTAAAGATGTCTCTCTGCAGGTTAACAGTGGCCAGATCGTTGGTCTTCTCGGTCCCAATGGCGCAGGAAAGACCACCTGTTTTTACATGATTGTCGGGCTGGTTAAAGCGGATGGCGGTCAAGTCAGCATTGACCAGCAGGACCTGACTTTTCGGGCAATGCACCACCGGGCCCGTGCCGGTATCGGTTACCTCCCCCAGGAAGCCTCTATATTCCGCCGCCTCACCGTGCGAGACAATATTCTGGCCATTCTGGAAACCAGGAAAGACCTTAATAAAAAGCAGCGAATTGAGAAAATGGAGTCGCTGCTCAATGAATTCAATATAGGCCATATTCGGGACAGTGCCGGCATGGCTCTGTCCGGCGGGGAAAGACGGCGGGCAGAAATTGCCAGGGCACTGGCCACCGATCCGACCTTTATCCTTCTGGACGAACCCTTTGCCGGCGTTGACCCGATATCCGTTGGTGATATCAAGTCCATTATCCGGCATCTGCAGAATCGCGGCATCGGTGTGTTGATCACCGACCATAATGTCCGTGAAACGCTGGATATCTGTGAGAAGGCTTACATTGTCAGTGAAGGGCATATCATTGCTGAAGGCGACAGCCATACGGTACTGTCAAATCAGAAGGTCCGTGACGTTTATCTTGGGCATCAGTTCAGCCTGTGA
- the mlaE gene encoding lipid asymmetry maintenance ABC transporter permease subunit MlaE, whose protein sequence is MKLDVLGRLSRLGQFGLGHIQSLGRSGIFLFQSIFSKTGFSGGGALLIQQLYNVGVLSLIIVTVSGLFIGMVLGLQGYSILVRYGSEGSVGQLVALSLVRELGPVVTALLFAGRAGSALTAEIGLMKATEQLSSMEMIGVDPLKRVIAPRFWAGVISMPLLTAIFNLVGILGGVMVGVDWLGIYEGSFWSGMQQSVDFVQDVGNGMVKSLVFGVVVTWIAVFQGYDAVPTSEGISRATTRTVVYSSLAVLGLDFILTAVMFGEL, encoded by the coding sequence ATGAAGCTTGACGTTCTGGGTCGTTTGTCCCGACTCGGCCAGTTTGGACTTGGTCATATCCAGTCCCTGGGACGGTCAGGGATTTTTCTGTTTCAATCAATTTTTTCCAAAACTGGCTTTAGTGGGGGCGGCGCTCTGCTGATTCAGCAACTCTATAATGTAGGTGTTCTGTCGTTAATAATTGTCACGGTTTCCGGCCTTTTTATTGGTATGGTCCTGGGGTTGCAGGGCTACAGTATTCTGGTGCGCTACGGCTCAGAAGGTTCTGTTGGACAGCTGGTAGCGCTAAGTCTGGTTCGTGAACTGGGGCCGGTGGTGACAGCTCTGTTATTTGCCGGGCGTGCAGGCTCTGCCCTGACCGCCGAGATTGGGCTGATGAAAGCCACCGAACAGCTATCCAGTATGGAAATGATTGGTGTCGACCCTTTGAAACGGGTGATTGCGCCTCGTTTCTGGGCGGGTGTCATCTCCATGCCCCTGCTGACCGCCATCTTCAACCTGGTGGGGATTCTTGGTGGTGTCATGGTGGGTGTTGACTGGCTGGGCATTTATGAAGGTTCGTTCTGGAGTGGCATGCAGCAGTCGGTTGATTTTGTGCAAGATGTTGGCAATGGCATGGTGAAAAGCCTGGTGTTTGGTGTCGTGGTGACCTGGATCGCCGTCTTTCAGGGGTATGACGCAGTCCCGACATCAGAAGGCATTAGTCGTGCAACAACAAGGACAGTCGTTTATTCTTCCCTTGCTGTCCTTGGATTGGATTTCATTCTGACCGCAGTAATGTTTGGTGAACTGTAG
- a CDS encoding TIGR02452 family protein — protein MDPVARQPAVKVPQTYSKKKQKVRAAGLSAVSHELSDRSGKSISTRTVASSAKRLGMSPGQAKFRAIALDTVEILNNKAFSFNGTTIDLKATIERCIANTLFYAANDTISLQPPSDYFYPLTDIQIMQETSLEACHRIARVNGKEHVACLNFASAVDPGGMFRDGTNTQEDSLARASALFASLNSDTGKQMYVYNRQHHATHRGLYSDTILYSPDVPVFKDDNGNPETPYLVSFITAAAVDRPFCNGIPQETIQQTMYVRARKILSVAANNGVKHLILGAWGCGIFAHDAADIARLFADLLAEDDFKERFVSVTFPVTDPAMLRVFKDHFPGA, from the coding sequence ATGGATCCGGTGGCCAGACAACCTGCGGTAAAAGTGCCTCAAACCTACAGCAAGAAGAAGCAGAAAGTCAGGGCTGCCGGTTTGTCGGCAGTCAGCCATGAGCTTTCAGATCGTTCAGGAAAATCCATTAGTACCAGAACAGTGGCATCATCGGCTAAACGACTCGGTATGAGTCCGGGGCAGGCAAAGTTCAGAGCCATCGCACTGGACACTGTGGAGATTCTGAACAACAAAGCATTCAGCTTCAATGGCACAACAATAGACCTGAAAGCAACGATTGAACGGTGTATTGCCAATACCCTGTTTTATGCTGCAAACGACACCATTTCTCTTCAGCCCCCTTCAGATTACTTCTACCCACTTACTGATATTCAGATTATGCAGGAGACCTCTCTGGAAGCCTGTCACCGGATTGCCAGAGTGAATGGCAAGGAACACGTGGCCTGCCTGAATTTTGCCTCTGCAGTTGATCCCGGCGGGATGTTCCGGGATGGCACCAACACCCAGGAAGACAGCCTGGCAAGGGCCTCTGCACTTTTTGCTTCGCTGAACAGTGATACCGGAAAGCAGATGTACGTTTATAACCGGCAACATCACGCAACCCATCGGGGGCTTTACTCGGACACGATCCTGTATTCGCCTGACGTGCCTGTTTTTAAAGACGATAACGGCAATCCGGAAACACCTTACCTGGTCTCTTTCATCACTGCTGCGGCAGTGGACAGACCGTTCTGCAATGGCATACCCCAAGAGACCATCCAGCAGACAATGTATGTTCGTGCCAGAAAGATCCTGTCTGTCGCTGCCAACAATGGCGTGAAACATTTGATCCTGGGGGCCTGGGGCTGTGGTATTTTCGCCCATGACGCAGCTGATATTGCCAGGCTGTTTGCTGATCTTTTGGCTGAGGATGACTTTAAAGAGAGGTTTGTGTCCGTCACATTTCCTGTTACTGATCCGGCAATGTTGCGGGTGTTTAAAGACCATTTTCCCGGAGCATAG
- a CDS encoding phospholipid-binding protein MlaC produces MMKGNNNVAAFLVFFLMALFFRWPSAVIAAEQAIESPQGEVEKITRELLTTFEKNINHYKNNNAAFIAEVDRQLSPAVAFDSIARGVMGKYSRRAKAGQIEQFSKTFKDSLLSFYGKALLKLDDTRLIIEKVDAVPDTVLNDYRSGKARLVPVNMTVKTSSGTVAISYSMVHQDGHWKLRNIIVDGINIGIQFRNQFAEAMSKYNDIQYVVDHWPEIMKGVAAEKNAVSNKS; encoded by the coding sequence ATGATGAAAGGCAATAACAATGTGGCGGCTTTCCTGGTGTTTTTCCTGATGGCACTGTTTTTCCGATGGCCCTCAGCCGTCATAGCCGCAGAGCAGGCCATTGAATCACCTCAGGGAGAAGTCGAGAAGATTACCCGGGAGCTTCTCACCACCTTTGAAAAAAACATTAACCACTATAAAAACAATAATGCAGCCTTTATTGCCGAGGTTGATCGCCAGTTGTCCCCTGCCGTTGCCTTTGACTCCATTGCCCGGGGAGTGATGGGTAAATACTCCCGCCGTGCTAAAGCCGGACAAATTGAACAGTTTTCGAAGACATTTAAAGACAGTTTGCTCAGCTTCTACGGCAAGGCCTTGCTGAAACTCGATGACACCCGATTGATTATCGAAAAAGTCGATGCGGTGCCTGATACCGTATTAAATGACTACCGGTCAGGCAAAGCACGGCTGGTTCCGGTGAATATGACGGTCAAAACGTCTTCAGGCACAGTGGCTATCTCTTATTCCATGGTTCACCAGGATGGGCACTGGAAGCTCAGAAATATCATTGTTGATGGCATCAACATTGGCATTCAGTTCCGTAACCAGTTTGCAGAAGCCATGAGTAAGTATAACGACATCCAGTATGTTGTGGATCACTGGCCGGAAATCATGAAGGGTGTGGCGGCAGAGAAAAATGCTGTGAGCAACAAGTCATGA
- a CDS encoding KpsF/GutQ family sugar-phosphate isomerase: MTLDQNFIEIGRRTIQIEKDAIDALLPRVGEDFSNACRLMLECRGRVVVVGMGKSGHIARKISATLASTGTPAFYVHPGEASHGDMGMITADDVVLAISNSGETAEVITLLPLFKRMGAAVISMTGKPASTLAQAAEVNLNTGVDKEACPLDLAPTSSTTTQLVMGDALAIALLEARGFTAEDFAFSHPGGALGRRLLLKVQDIMHDGNRIPAVKKGTRLGEALLEMTRKGLGMTSIIDENNVVVGIFTDGDLRRALDHGVDPHNTTIDDVMTIKCTTITPDILAAEALRIMDDRKINALICVDHDRRAVGAINMHDLLKAGVV; this comes from the coding sequence ATGACCCTTGACCAGAATTTTATTGAAATTGGTCGTCGTACCATCCAGATCGAAAAGGATGCCATTGACGCGTTGCTGCCACGTGTTGGTGAAGACTTCAGCAATGCCTGCCGGTTAATGTTGGAGTGCCGTGGCCGGGTTGTCGTGGTGGGTATGGGGAAGTCAGGACATATTGCCCGTAAAATCAGTGCAACTCTGGCCAGTACCGGTACACCGGCATTTTATGTACATCCCGGTGAAGCCAGCCATGGTGACATGGGCATGATCACCGCAGACGATGTGGTGCTGGCTATATCCAACTCGGGTGAAACGGCCGAAGTGATTACCCTGCTCCCCCTGTTTAAGCGTATGGGAGCGGCTGTGATCAGTATGACCGGCAAACCTGCTTCCACGCTGGCCCAGGCCGCTGAAGTTAACCTGAACACCGGGGTTGATAAAGAAGCCTGCCCGCTTGATCTGGCACCAACCTCCAGTACCACCACTCAGCTGGTTATGGGTGACGCTCTGGCTATTGCGCTATTGGAAGCTCGGGGCTTCACTGCGGAAGACTTTGCGTTTTCACACCCTGGCGGTGCGTTGGGTCGCAGACTGCTGTTGAAAGTACAGGACATCATGCATGACGGCAATCGAATCCCTGCTGTAAAAAAAGGCACACGCCTGGGCGAAGCGCTGCTGGAAATGACCCGGAAAGGTCTCGGCATGACATCCATTATTGATGAGAACAATGTCGTTGTGGGTATCTTTACCGACGGCGATCTTCGTCGCGCCCTGGATCACGGGGTTGACCCGCACAACACTACCATTGACGATGTCATGACCATCAAGTGCACCACCATTACACCGGACATTCTTGCTGCTGAAGCGCTGAGAATCATGGATGACCGCAAAATCAATGCACTCATCTGTGTTGACCATGACCGGCGTGCTGTCGGTGCCATCAATATGCATGACTTGCTGAAAGCGGGTGTGGTTTAA
- a CDS encoding lipid asymmetry maintenance protein MlaB — translation MTLQAVAAGRFKLDGLVNFATSAAIEEQGASLLLNAGDNCWEIDLSGISHADSSALSVFLSWIRLAEKNQKSIGFTGMPDELEALAQVCGIQPLLESVSCRQS, via the coding sequence ATGACATTGCAAGCTGTGGCAGCTGGCCGGTTTAAACTCGATGGCCTGGTTAATTTCGCAACCTCAGCAGCGATTGAAGAGCAGGGTGCCAGTTTGCTACTGAATGCCGGGGATAACTGTTGGGAAATTGACCTGAGCGGTATTTCCCATGCCGACAGTTCTGCCTTATCCGTCTTCCTCTCCTGGATCCGGTTGGCGGAAAAAAATCAAAAATCCATAGGTTTTACCGGTATGCCTGATGAGCTGGAAGCACTGGCTCAGGTTTGTGGCATTCAGCCATTGCTGGAGAGTGTCAGCTGCCGGCAGAGCTGA
- the lptA gene encoding lipopolysaccharide transport periplasmic protein LptA encodes MKRQLARLTALLTRKWLTGLLLVPMVAMALPDDRQQPININSDSADIDNRKGVSVYRGDVVMTQGTTRITGDTITIYTSDREVTKVIARGDKTRAYYEELQPAGQGTVQAWGNTIRYDVNSDQIELINNAQLSQKGDTFKGEKIHYNVTLQTVNAKGTPSQGESGRVQMVIQPRQEKAASNKP; translated from the coding sequence ATGAAGCGTCAGTTGGCCCGGTTAACCGCTCTCCTGACCAGAAAGTGGCTCACTGGACTGCTGTTGGTTCCCATGGTGGCCATGGCGTTGCCTGACGATCGGCAACAGCCGATCAACATCAATTCCGACTCTGCTGACATAGATAACCGCAAAGGGGTCTCTGTTTATCGTGGGGATGTCGTGATGACCCAGGGGACTACCCGCATCACCGGTGACACTATCACCATCTACACCAGCGATCGTGAGGTGACCAAAGTCATTGCCCGGGGCGACAAGACCAGAGCTTATTATGAAGAGCTGCAACCTGCTGGGCAGGGAACCGTTCAGGCCTGGGGCAACACAATTCGTTATGATGTCAACAGTGACCAGATTGAACTGATCAACAATGCTCAGCTCTCCCAAAAGGGGGACACCTTTAAGGGTGAAAAGATTCACTACAACGTTACATTGCAGACCGTCAATGCCAAGGGCACGCCCAGCCAGGGAGAAAGTGGCCGGGTACAGATGGTTATTCAGCCCCGTCAGGAAAAAGCGGCCAGCAACAAACCCTGA
- a CDS encoding calcium/sodium antiporter has product MIYAIAAIIVGFILLTWSADRFVGGAAATARNWGISPMLIGLTVVSIGTSAPEILVSLMSAIQGHTDIAVGNAIGSNIANIGLVLGITALIAPLPVKTALAKREIPWLLFVTVIAGACLANNYLGLIESLVLLSGLFITLYLMVTWQKAHPEEPLAEVEEIEALPSGKAYLELFGGLILLLISAQILVWGATKIATLLGVSELIVGLTVVAIGTSLPELAASVASAIRGHHDIALGNVVGSNIFNLLAVLSMPGLVAPGPLKESVFSRDYTVMLAFTVLLAAMAMLGKKPKTLGRFAGIILLAGYACYGTWLYVQTV; this is encoded by the coding sequence ATGATTTATGCCATAGCCGCCATTATTGTTGGCTTCATCCTCCTTACCTGGAGTGCAGACCGTTTTGTCGGCGGAGCTGCCGCTACCGCAAGAAACTGGGGGATATCCCCCATGCTTATCGGCTTGACGGTGGTATCCATAGGTACGTCTGCACCAGAAATTCTGGTGTCACTGATGTCGGCTATCCAGGGGCACACAGATATCGCTGTTGGCAATGCCATTGGTTCCAATATTGCCAATATTGGACTGGTTCTGGGTATAACTGCGCTGATTGCGCCACTACCGGTAAAAACGGCACTAGCCAAACGGGAAATACCCTGGCTGTTATTCGTCACCGTGATTGCCGGTGCCTGCCTTGCCAATAACTACCTCGGGCTGATAGAAAGCCTGGTGCTGCTCAGTGGACTTTTCATTACGCTCTATCTGATGGTGACCTGGCAAAAAGCGCACCCTGAAGAACCGCTGGCAGAGGTTGAAGAAATTGAAGCGCTGCCTTCCGGCAAAGCTTACCTTGAATTGTTTGGCGGGTTGATACTGCTGCTGATCAGTGCCCAGATCCTGGTGTGGGGTGCCACTAAAATTGCCACGCTGCTGGGGGTCAGTGAGCTGATCGTTGGTTTGACCGTTGTCGCCATTGGTACCAGCCTGCCTGAGCTTGCTGCATCGGTTGCCAGCGCCATACGGGGTCACCATGATATTGCCCTTGGCAACGTTGTCGGCTCAAACATCTTCAATTTGCTGGCGGTACTGTCCATGCCCGGCCTGGTTGCCCCCGGCCCGCTGAAGGAATCGGTTTTCTCCAGAGATTACACCGTCATGCTGGCATTTACTGTGCTTCTGGCGGCCATGGCCATGCTCGGTAAAAAACCCAAAACGCTTGGACGTTTTGCAGGTATTATCCTTTTGGCAGGGTATGCCTGTTATGGAACATGGTTATACGTGCAAACGGTTTAG
- the lptC gene encoding LPS export ABC transporter periplasmic protein LptC: protein MTYRNHLIISAILTLMLVVGYWAYDGSIVTVSASRSEIIRQDADYFLVDARIKEYDVYGKLQYQLESESISHYPHNDNTLLQYPILTNFSDNGQLTVSRSENGKLLSGGKDIELWDNVVVVQSSPSVQQQAYEQKLTMETDFLTISPDEEIADTNRPVLITSDTGETRALGMTAWYQQGKIQLKSRVRGVYEPE from the coding sequence ATGACCTACCGCAACCATCTGATTATCTCTGCAATCCTTACGCTAATGCTGGTTGTCGGCTATTGGGCCTATGATGGCTCAATAGTGACGGTCAGTGCCAGCCGATCGGAAATCATCCGCCAGGATGCTGACTACTTTCTGGTCGATGCCCGGATTAAGGAATATGACGTTTACGGAAAGCTGCAATATCAGCTAGAGTCTGAGAGCATTTCCCATTACCCCCATAATGACAACACTCTCCTCCAGTACCCCATATTGACTAACTTCAGTGATAATGGGCAACTCACGGTCTCCAGGTCAGAGAACGGAAAGTTGCTGTCCGGTGGCAAAGATATTGAACTGTGGGATAATGTCGTGGTCGTCCAAAGCAGCCCGTCAGTTCAGCAACAGGCCTATGAGCAAAAGCTCACAATGGAAACGGACTTCCTCACCATATCACCGGATGAGGAAATTGCCGATACCAACCGGCCGGTTCTTATTACCAGTGATACCGGTGAAACACGAGCCCTTGGGATGACCGCTTGGTACCAGCAGGGAAAGATTCAATTGAAGTCCAGAGTACGGGGAGTCTATGAACCTGAGTAA